In the genome of Amphiura filiformis chromosome 4, Afil_fr2py, whole genome shotgun sequence, one region contains:
- the LOC140150320 gene encoding uncharacterized protein: MAQMGLWIHDQTLKTVADGIMPFIEEANQESYIPPEDTNCMTTIKFRTADGVTYRNPALPLPKRDPTNLLQKANDWEFLMAEEHKQVVFPPIITETAKRCDITIYSEKTKTVIIIELTVQMDENLSNANARKKSKYQDLVADCENRGWCTTHR, from the coding sequence ATGGCTCAGATGGGACTCTGGATACATGATCAGACACTGAAAACTGTAGCAGATGGCATAATGCCCTTCATTGAAGAGGCAAATCAAGAGTCGTACATCCCTCCAGAAGATACCAACTGTATGACTACTATCAAATTCCGCACTGCAGATGGTGTAACCTACCGGAATCCAGCACTGCCTCTTCCAAAAAGAGATCCAACAAATCTCTTACAGAAGGCCAATGACTGGGAATTCCTGATGGCTGAGGAACATAAGCAAGTAGTATTTCCTCCCATTATCACAGAGACTGCAAAACGTTGTGATATTACAATCTAttctgaaaaaacaaaaacagttaTCATCATTGAGCTTACAGTCCAAATGGACGAAAACCTATCAAATGCGaatgcaagaaagaaaagcaaataccaAGATCTTGTAGCCGACTGCGAAAATAGGGGATGGTGTACAACACATCGCTGA